The following are from one region of the Carassius gibelio isolate Cgi1373 ecotype wild population from Czech Republic chromosome A13, carGib1.2-hapl.c, whole genome shotgun sequence genome:
- the LOC128026263 gene encoding nuclear factor NF-kappa-B p100 subunit: MAGALRMDDTQYPMKFNNEFMVDLPYLHETFEVKPEPFVPETVHGPYLQIIEEPKQRGFRFRYECEGPSHGGLPGASSERNRRTYPTVKVSNYLGQARVEVQLVTHTDPPRVHAHSLVGRHCNDNGICTIDVGPNDLTAQFSNLGILHVTKRGVAEVLTKRLKEEKRRMKEPGYKFTDAEEQAILHEAKELGKSMDLNIVRLKFTAYLQDSNGSFTRALRPVVSNPIYDSKSPNASNLKISRMDKTSGSVLGGEEIFLLCDKVQKDDIDIRFYEEEDDGGWEAFGDFSPTDVHKQYAIVFKTPPYRCADILRPVTVFLQLRRKKGGDCSEPKQFTYIPHNQDKEEVQRKRMKALPQPYDHWRGGPQGGAGSFGGPGSGAGGGGGGMGGGYQFNPVMDASGFFTGGCGGFSGGAQMSGSTPQADGSPNQPTNTQTQSGSQMQQQLFQIATVLQNRASLMAKYSARALLQYCSTGDVRPLLLLQRHLCGVQDENGDTPLHLAVIHQQPIVVQQLIQALSNTPQQKFINKLNKLNQAPLHLAVITKQPKLVEMLMKTGADPSLLDREGRTALHLAAHTGDETILRLILGLLGERSAHLINSADFSGQYPVHLAVKKDGERCLGLLVEAGAKINMPEQKSGCTALHLAVRDNLLKLACYLITELKADVNACTYGGNSPLHFAASQGSPHLCSMLIATGADKRMENDEPLFFQSSSSSDEDDESVKNEVDRQLPDHMVQQVHCMSISSEKRTFNPRKRPAAGHTPFDLAKCQKVRDLLDGRKGPKPSSIAHKRTKISTEEANQGLDNEVLTKLCGILIDDCVPWRELAEKLGMLTLSHLYQDSASPCQKLLENYQLSGGPVDGLVEALQSLGVSEGVRLLRDSQPREDKQSTDSKADSGFGSQSIGEEMGNPAVANH, translated from the exons ATGGCTGGAGCACTAAG GATGGATGATACACAGTATCCAATGAAGTTTAACAATGAG TTTATGGTGGACCTTCCATATCTTCATGAAACTTTTGAGGTGAAGCCTGAACCCTTTGTCCCAGAGACAG TTCATGGGCCTTACCTACAGATAATTGAGGAGCCAAAGCAG AGAGGATTCAGATTTCGCTATGAATGTGAGGGCCCATCCCATGGTGGTCTGCCAGGGGCCTCTAGTGAGAGGAACAGAAGAACGTATCCCACAGTCAAG GTGTCAAACTACTTGGGTCAAGCTCGTGTAGAGGTTCAGCTAGTGACGCACACGGACCCCCCTCGTGTTCATGCGCATAGCCTTGTGGGTCGCCATTGCAATGACAACGGAATATGCACCATTGATGTCGGGCCTAATGATCTCACAGCACA ATTTAGTAATTTAGGCATCCTCCATGTCACTAAGAGAGGAGTGGCTGAAGTATTAACGAAAAGGctgaaagaagagaagaggaggatGAAAGAGCCTGGATATAAATTTACTG ATGCAGAGGAACAGGCTATTTTGCATGAGGCCAAAGAACTGGGCAAATCCATGGACCTAAACATTGTGAGATTAAAGTTCACTGCTTACTTGCAGGACAGCAATGGGAGTTTCACAAGAGCCTTGAGGCCAGTTGTCTCCAACCCTATCTATGATAGTA AATCACCAAATGCTTCGAATCTGAAGATCTCCCGCATGGATAAAACCTCTGGATCAGTGCTGGGAGGAGAAGAGATCTTTCTGCTCTGTGATAAAGTTCAAAAAG ACGATATTGACATTCGTTTTTAtgaggaggaagatgatggagGATGGGAGGCATTTGGAGACTTCTCCCCTACTGATGTCCACAAACAG TATGCGATCGTGTTTAAGACCCCACCGTACCGCTGCGCAGATATCCTGCGTCCTGTCACAGTCTTCCTGCAGCTCAGGAGGAAGAAGGGAGGCGACTGCAGCGAACCCAAGCAGTTCACATACATTCCTCACAATCAAG ACAAAGAAGAGGTACAGAGGAAGAGGATGAAGGCACTTCCTCAGCCCTATGATCACTGGCGGGGAGGACCTCAAGGAGGAGCAGGGTCCTTCGGAGGTCCTGGATCTGGagcaggaggaggtggaggtggcATGGGAGGAG GTTATCAGTTTAATCCTGTGATGGATGCTTCAGGATTTTTCACTGGTGGATGTGGTGGATTTAGTGGCGGGGCACAGATGTCAGGCTCCACCCCACAGGCTGATGGATCTCCGAATCAGCcgacaaacacacaaactcagtCTGGCTCTCAAATGCAACAGCAGCTCTTTCAGATCG CCACAGTCCTGCAGAATCGTGCCAGTTTGATGGCAAAGTACTCCGCTCGTGCTCTGTTACAGTACTGCAGCACGGGGGATGTGCGCCCTCTGCTGCTTCTGCAAAGACATCTGTGTGGAGTGCAAGATGAGAACGGAGACAC TCCTCTGCACTTGGCAGTTATCCATCAACAACCTATTGTGGTGCAACAGCTCATTCAGGCCCTGAGCAACACCCCACAGCAGAAGTTTATCAACAAACTCAACAAACTCAATCAG GCTCCATTGCATCTGGCTGTGATCACGAAGCAGCCCAAGTTAGTTGAGATGCTGATGAAAACAGGGGCAGACCCGAGCCTGCTGGACCGAGAGGGCCGGACAGCGCTTCACTTGGCCGCTCACACCGGCGATGAGACCATACTACGACTGATCCTGGGCCTGCTGGGAGAGCGCAGTGCTCACTTAATAAACTCTGCTGACTTCTCAG GTCAATATCCAGTTCATCTGGCAGTAAAGAAAGATGGAGAGCGCTGTCTTGGATTGCTGGTGGAGGCTGGTGCAAAGATTAACATGCCCGAGCAGAAAAGTGGCTGTACAGCACTACACCTGGCAGTGAGGGACAACCTTTTAAAACTGGCCTGTTATCTCATCACCGAG CTGAAGGCAGACGTGAATGCATGTACCTACGGGGGCAACAGTCCTCTTCACTTTGCTGCCAGTCAGGGCTCCCCACATCTCTGCTCCATGCTGATAGCTACAG gTGCTGATAAACGCATGGAGAATGACGAGCCTCTTTTTTTCCAGAGCTCGTCGTCATCGGACGAGGATGACGAGAGCGTGAAGAATGAAGTTGACAGGCAGCTTCCAGATCACATGGTTCAGCAGGTTCACTGCATGTCGATATCATCtgaaaaaagaacatttaacCCACGCAAGAGACCTGCTGCGGGACACACTCCATTTGACCTGGCCAAATGCCAAAAG GTTCGAGATCTTTTAGATGGCAGGAAAGGCCCCAAGCCCAGTTCAATCGCCCACAAGAGAACCAAAATCAGCACTGAGGAAG CCAACCAGGGTTTGGACAATGAGGTCCTCACGAAACTGTGTGGTATTCTCATTGACGACTGCGTACCCTGGAGAGAGCTGGCGGAAAAACTGGGCATGCTCACGCTCTCTCACCTTTACCAGGATAGTGCCTCACCTTGCCAGAAGCTTCTCGAGAACTACCAG TTGAGTGGTGGTCCTGTGGACGGCCTGGTGGAGGCGCTACAGTCTCTGGGTGTGAGTGAAGGAGTGAGACTGCTGAGAGACAGCCAGCCCAGAGAAGACAAGCAGAGCACAG ATTCTAAAGCAGACAGTGGCTTTGGGAGTCAGTCTATTGGAGAGGAGATGGGAAATCCTGCAGTGGCCAATCACTGA